The following is a genomic window from Dama dama isolate Ldn47 chromosome 4, ASM3311817v1, whole genome shotgun sequence.
TCAATGAAATGTTCAGCAATTCTAACCTTCTAATATCCTTTAACATGTGGCTCTAGCATGAGTAACAACTAGCATTTATTGACAGCCTGAGCAAATTCCTTCACACACATTATTTGCCAAATCTTATTCCTAAGGACACTAATAACACGTGTTACAAAGGAAAAGGATTCAGTGGTCTAACAAGTATGGGAAATCCTGAGTTAAACAAAGCTCACTGGAGTTCTTTTCTGCAGGACTACACATTGAAAATACTCAAGAGGAGAACATTGTTTTTTTCAAGAAGAGAACATTTTATGTATCGTCCCAAAACTAAATGGCAGGGGCCCAGTGATGGGCTGATAAACAGTTGACAACTGGCTTTTGAAGGGAAAAGACCCTGTTTATAGCATTTGCCAATTTCCTTGGTGTAAACACTTTCCCCACATCTTGTTTCAAGCTACCAACTTGAAGGCAGAGTTGGAAAGAGATGTGCATCGACATACCATTAGTATTTCCATGATTAGACAGGATCAACATAAAAACTCAAGAACATGGTGAAATGTAGTAAAATTATTAGGAAGCAAAAAATGTTGAGTTACATTACCTTCATTTTTAATACAGTTCATTTAACTGTAAGCTTATATAATTGATTTTTCAACAATCCCATAcactcacacaggcacacacacacagacggcACTGCTGTCTCCAGCTCACGGCGCCTCTCCTCCCATAGATTAAATCGAGTGTGAACCGCAAAAATGCCGAGTACCAGCTCAGAGGAGAGTCTGCCGGCAAGGTCTTCCGAGTCGACGAGCACACAGGGGATGTGTATGCCTTAGAAAGGCTGGACAGGGAGAAGATCTCCGAGTACCACCTCACTGCCCTCGTGGTGGACAAGGGCACCAAGAAGAACCTGGAGTCTCCTTCTAGCTTCACCATCAAAGTTCATGATGTCAACGATAACTGGCCTGTGTTCACCCACCGGGTGTTCAATGCCTCCGTGCCCGAGATGTCAGGGATAGGTATGTGCCTAGTctgtccctctccctctcccctcgcACATCCCTGATCCAGAGGCACCTCTCCCATCAGCAGCTTCACTGCCTGGAACAGGATTCAGTGAGTTCCAAGCAGTGATGGGGATGCATGTAGTGCCAATTTCTGTGACTTGAAAGGAACGCTGGTCCCTAAAGACTAAACTCTGACCTGGCCCCAGACAGAGCCCTGATtgtcacacacaccacacacacacacacacaccacacacatccccacacacacacacacactccacacatacccacacacacaccacacatacacacacacacaccttgttaCTCTTTGAAGGCAACCCCACCCACTGCTCTGACTCTCAGGGCTGGCATGCCGAGAGCATAGACTTCACACATGAAGGAGGCCAACTCTGCAACCAAGATAAGGAATCACCATTAGGGTCCATGCAGGAGTCGGGGTGGGGGAGCGCAGTGGAGAGGGACACAGCCTCATCCCCAGGTATGTCACCAGCCTAGACCCTAGGCCACCAGAGGAGACTGTTTCTTCCTCAATTCTACTCCCAGTCTCCAGGGGATGCAAGAAAAGagctcccatccccaccccttaGTCCAGGCTCTCTGGCCAGGGCTCAAGACCAGACATTCTTGTTGAGCCTGGGGAGCCTGGAGTTCAAGGGGAAAGAGATGTGACCCCCAAGTCTTTTGGGGCCCTTCCTATTCTCTTGTTCTCATGCTTCcgggagcaaaaaaaaaacaaaaacaaaaacaaaaaaacagcttttcctctgtttctccccACGACACCAGACACTCACCCCTCCCTCACTTCCCCCATAAATGAAAACCACCTGTTCTCTTCACCCTTCATGTCTGACTGGGCTGGGCCTCCGGCACTGCCAGCCCTTCAGTGCCAGGCAGGCTCCTCAGAAAACAGGACCTGGGGGAGGGGGTTCGGGGAACAGCCTGAGCCCCATCTGCCCTCACCTGGGAACTGGGCGAGGGGCTGGCAGTCACAAGGCAGCAACCCCGGATTCTCTCCTGGCAGGGACCTCAGTCATCCAGGTGACTGCAGTGGATGCAGACGACCCCACGGTGGCAGACCACACCTCTGTCGTGTACCAGCTCAcgaagggaaaagaaaacttcGACATCCGTGGTCCTGGTCTGTGTGACTAGCCCCTCCAGGCAGCACTGGCTGGGAGGGGGTGGAGGTGCAGGCACAGAGGGAAGCCCAGTCTGACAGGTGTCACCAACCACTGATGCGCACTTTCCTACAGATGCGGTCGGTCCCACGTGTCAAGAcaagggggctggggagggcaggaggaggcagaCATGAATTCAGGACGTGAATTCGAGTTGAGGGGACAAAAATCCAGATGCAAGCAGTGACGCGAGAGGCAGACAAGAATGCTTGTTGGCAGCTCTGGCTATGGAACCACACAGATCTGGTTTCCAACCCCATCTCTGCTGCTCACTGCTTCTaaagaccttgggcaaatcaacCAACCACTGAGCACTGGCGAGTCCTCATGGTGAAAACCGGGATGGTTATATGCATGCACCTCATACAGGAGCTGTGAAGTCTGAATTAGATGACGTATAAAGAGCATGTGGCTCGTTGTCACTAGCCATCCCATGTGACCTAAAAAACTGTACGGACTGAGTCTTGGGAGAAAGACAGAAGTCCAAGAGGTCAGGCCTGGGGCATGCCACCATTCAGAACAATAGCAAATACACAGTACAACCTACGCTGCACTGAGGCCTAACCCATGACAGCACTTTGCTCAGTCTGAGCCTAGATGTGGCCTCAGGCTCTTTCTCAGCCCATAGTGGACCAAAGTGCTTGTGTGGCTTTGGCCTAGCAGTGCAGGGCGTGGAGATGGGTGGTGGATCTCGCCTGGCTCTTGGCCCTGGCTGCACAGGGAAGTCACCCAGGAGCTCTGAAGTCACAGCTCTCTGAATAGTGTCTGGGCATccgtattttttaaaagctccccaggtaACATGGTTCCTGACAGGACACATTTTGCAGGACTCATTGTCACCATGAACAAAAACCTGGACCGAGAGATGCAGGACAAGTACGAGGTTGTGGTGGAAGCAGAAGATGCCCAGGGCCGCCGGGGGGAGTCAGGCACAGCCACTGTGTTCATCACTCTGCAGGACGTCAATGACAACTTCCCCATCTTCACCCAGAGTGAGCccctctccctgggccctggcggggtggggggggggggctctcaGGGAGGAGCCTGGCGTCCATTTacctctccctccaccccagaGTGGGCCTACATCAGAGATGCCTTCCCAGTACTCCCCGTCTCTGCACATACTCCCAAGGCTGCACACCTGGCCTGCCAGGACGCCCTCCTGGGCCATCAGCAGGTCACACTCCCTGCTGTGTGTCACGTACCCAGAGTCCCACTACCAGACAGGACCAGTTTCACCAGATCCCATGACCTCAGGAAAACCCACGAGCCGGGGAGCCGGGGATCAGCAGAGTACCAGAGCCAGGGCTGGGCCCTGACCCACCCATAGACTGATTCTCCCCACAGGAAAATGTCCAACAAGAGCTCTTCCCATGCactgggtgggctggggaggaaggtCAGATAGATGGCTCATCACCTGCACCTCCAAGGCTGATGTCACTCAGAGGCTCAGCCACTGCAAGAACAGGCCAGTTTACCCTAAAACAACCTCACTGTATACAGTGAAAGCTCCTCAAAGGCAGGGCTTCTCTCTCTTGGCAGCTGACAGATCCCCTAGCAAAGTGCCTGACATACAGGAGGTGCTTAATAACTACCTGTCAGATGGATGAAGGGATGAAAGGACAGATAGAGTGGAACCTCTGTGCCTCGGGACCCAAAATTCCAGAGGAATTACTATTACTACTGCTGCTCCTTTATTGTGACCGTTTCCTGTATCAAAATATCCTGGGATAGTATATGTGACAATTACCTTGTCTGTCTCATTAACCCAATGCCCTTTGGGGCGCCCCTTTTGCATCAGCCAGGTACACGTTTTCTGTACCAGAAGACATCCGTGTGGGCAGCCCCCTGGGCTCTCTGTTTGTTGAGGACCCAGACGAGCCCCAAAACCGGAAGACCAAATACAGCTTCGTGCAGGGCGCGTACAGGGACACCTTCACCATCGAGACGGACCCCACCCACAACGAGGGCATCATCAAGCCCATAAAGGTTCGCAGGCCTGCAGCAGGGGCATCAGATGGGGGGCTGGGGGCTCCTGGCATGCTCAGGACTCAGCCAGGGGCTGCTCCCGGGCCAGAGGCCACCAAAGGTCCACATCTGGGCCAGTGTGGAGCAGGCCATGTGCTCATGGATCCTGTGACCCTGGAGCTGGGACATGGAGCCACAAGAGAAGGGTCAGTCCCTTGGGCTGGGCTACCCCAGAACCAGACCTTGAGGCAAAGACTTAGGTGTATACAGCTTATCTGGGGGGGTGATCTCAGGAAGCCTCAGGAGCCGTGAGATGGAAAAAGGAGGAGAGTTAACACAGGCTCCTTAGTGAGCAGGTGATCACTGTGGGCGAGTGGGGCACGGTCACACTGGGACATCTGGGCGACTGTGTAGAATATACTTCTGAGTCTCAGCAGTTGTAGGCTGCCTGAGGGCTCCTGGGGGCTCACTTCCTGGCACTTTCTGATCTGCCCTGGGCACCACCAGGAGAACCCTGGTAGATTACAGGTGCTTGTGGCCAAAAGCCGTCAGTGCGTAAGGAAACAGTGAACACCATGGGGATGGGGTGCCCACTGGCAGTGGCTGGTGCAGAGAGAGCAGTCAAACCAGCTGAATCTAGAAGAGGAGAGGTCTGCCAGGGGCACAAACTGCCTTCAGGATGGCCATGCTGAGGACTAGGGGGCCCAGGCCAGGGACCTCCTCCTCAGAGGGgacactcaaacccatgtccctgagCCAGACCGCTCCTCCAGCAGACCTCTCTGGAGTCCCTCTCTGATCCAGCCCTGTGCTGGGAACTGGATATACCCAGGGGAGTTGGACAGCCTCCATGGTACCAAGGCTCTCGGCCAGTagggagaacacacacacaccaaagggGACCCAGGCAGGGCGCAAAACTACCTGCGTCAGGAGGGGCAGGAACAGGCTCTATGAGGACGTCTGGTTACGTTCGGACAGGCTCCTTGATGGGGTGAGGAGGAGTGTGGCAAGCAGGCAAGAGACTTGAGCAAAAGCACACAGAAAAGGCACGGCTTTGAGGAGCTGTGGGAAGAACCACTAGCCTGTACTCCCCTTATAGCAAGAGTATGGATGATCCGCTTGGTGTCCCCAGTACTCAGAATAGAGCCAAGGTCAGGACAAAGCTGAAGACAGCCAAACCACAGGCCCCTCATCTGTTTAACAGGTGTCATCCCAGCACTACCTTGCAGGGCCTGGTTCAGAGAAGGAGCTCACCACACTGTTTTCTCCCACAGCCCCTGGACTATGAACGCATCCGGCAATACAGCTTCACCATCGAGGCCACGGACCCCACCATTGACCTCCGCTACCTGGGCAGCACCTCCCCCAAGAACATCGCCCGTGTCATTATCAACATCACAGACGTGGACGAGCCCCCCATCTTCCAGCAGCCTTTTTACCACTTCCAGCTGCAGGAGAACCAGAAGAAGCCTCTGATTGGCTCAGTGCTGGCCAAGGACCCTGACGCTGCTCAACGGGACATCAGGTAAGGGGGTGGACGTCATAAGAATGGTGATGATCATGACCACACCCTGGCACCAAGGTTCTTACAATCAGCTGGGCTGAGCCCAGGATGCCAAGGGGGAAACTGGCTCCTTACAGCACGGACACTGGGTGTGGGCAAGGGCAGGACAAGAAGCCCAAGCTCTTCCACTAACCCACGTGGCCAGGTATAATCTTGTCCCACCCAGGTACCCACCTAGCACAGTCCTGGCCATTTCAGCTGCCCATTGTCTGCTCTACCTTGAAGGGGAAGTACAGGTTCCCACAGGTCCCATCTGGGGAGATCTGACAGTTAAGAGGACAACCAACTTGACATACGTGAAACCCCTTCACTAAATATGTTTCATTACAAGTGTCTTCCCAAAACCACAAAAGGGAAAAGTTCATTTCACACAATGAAACAACACAAAGATTTACAAAGAAATCATCAGTAACCCTGACTTCCAGACAGCTCATGTTCACGGTGTGCTGTGATCCTGTGACGCTTTTCTCCATGACCACACAAACACCTACAGACATTTGTGGTGGATTTGTCATTTGTTTCAGGGCTctgattgttttaaattttttctggatCATAGTATGCCCATTTCAGCTtcttaggggtaaagaatccacctcctaatgcaggagacgcaagttcaatccctgggttgggaagatcccttggagaaggaaatagcagcccactccagtattcttgcttggggaatcccatgaacagaggagtttggtgggctccagtccatagtgccaagagttggatgtgaattagcaactaaaccacaattaTGACCATTTCATCACTACTTGTTCCTCCATCTCAACTAGGCACCTCTACCCTCTGTGACAAAAGATGTAGTTCCAGCCCATACTTTCTAGGGCCACATAACATTTTAGAGTATGAAGTTCATGCAGTCTCATTTTATTCCAGAGCTGGTAGCCAACTGTGCCAGCACCACTAATCAAATAAGTCATCATTTTCTACCTTTGTTATATACTGAGTTCCTGTatatccttgaatctatttttgaaTCCTTTGTTCTGTAGCAAAGTCATTCCATTTTATTGTAGCAGCTTTCTACTAAAACTTGGTATGTATAACGCAAGTCCCTCCCCCAAgtattttttcactttatataaCTTTAATGCATTCTCAAACATCTGTTCTTTCTTGTGAACCATAAAACTCTTGAGTTTTATAAAAAGCATTAGAATTCTAATGAGAATTGTGTTTGCATATCAGTTTGGGGAGAGTTAacgcttccctggtgactcagatggtaaagcgtctgcctgcagtgcgggagacgcaggttcaatccctgggttgggaagatcccctggagaaggaaatggcaacccactccagtactcttgcctggaaaattccatggactgaggagcctggtgggctacagtccatggggtcgcaaagagttggacacgactgagcaacttcactttcactttcaatgctcTATTAAGGACAAATGTGTCCCTCCCTTTTGACCACATCTCATAAGTTTGGGGATGACTGTTTTCATAGCCATTCTATTTTAAATAGTCTGtaatgataatttttatttcttcactgatccaATGGTTTATTTAAGagactttttttcccatttacaaGTGGTAGGGCATTTTTTTGGTTTTAACATGTTCTGTGGTATAACACAACTGTCCTTTTGTCCATTTTCCTCTGTAATATCTAAGCTTCTGCTTTATGTACTTTAAATTTTTCTATTCAGTTAACAAaggtttataattattttacctTCATTATGACTTGTCTCTTTCATTCTTATGACAGTACACAGTTTGTCCTGCTTAAATATTTTTGTCCTCTGCTCCATGTTGCCTGATGTAAGGTTTGTCAGTACTGTTTTCATGTTACTGATGTTCGCCTGAACTTTTCCGACCTTTGCTCTTTTTatagataattttatttacttatttggctgtgctgcatatTCACTGCGGGCTTGTCTCTAGttttggcaagcaggggctactctccagctgctgTGTGCAGGCCTCGCATGGCAGTGGTTTCCCTTGTTGtgtgcagagcatgagctctagagcTTGAGGGCTTCAGAAGTCACAGTTCCcaggctcgagagcacaggctcagagtcgtggcacatgggcttagttgttttgcagcatgtgggatcttcccagaccagggatcaaacccgtgtctcttacactggcaggcagattctttaccactgagccatcaagccCCAatctttacttttaatatttctagGTCATTCGGCATTTAAGTTGTGTCCTGAAACTGGAATGCAGATGGCTTTGCTTTTCAATCAAAACTGAGAGGCTTCATGTTTAacttatttacatttttcatcataaatgaTGGGTTAGATCTTATTTCTTTTAGCCTGTTTTACATTGgctatttctaaaaattaatgacttttttctcttccccatctttgttgtagtttatttttttcacattttttctccCAGGTATTTGGATGGAATATATGCATTTTTACTTCTGCCAGTGACATTATTTCTAACTGTAAAACTTAAACTGGTTTCCTGGACCAATATTTTCTACttataaatctctctctctcacatacacacaccaccaccaccactgctttCCTATTTATGATAAAGAAATCAACAATTTCCATTTAATTCCTCCCAAGCcagattttttactttattttgagaCATTTCTTAGATGAACTGAGTTTTCACAAAAAGTTTTTCAGGACCCATCTTGTGGGTGATATACTTCCTGAGTTCTTTCATATTTACAAATCAAAAATATTATCAATGTGTTCTAGCGCTTAACATTATGTGAATGTCTAGGATTAAgtctgatttctctttctttataaGGATGTATTTTTCTGTCTGGCCTCTCTTCAATTTCTTTACACACCTCTGATATTCCAAAGTATCATCAGAATATAGCTAAATATTGATCTTTTTTCCACTATGCCTGATATCAATGACCTCTTTTAATATATAAACTTGGGTCTTTGTTCAGATCAAGAAGTTTTCTTTTATTACAtcatttgttatttcttctgTTCTCTTTGTTCTGGAATTTTCCTTagtattagaaaaaatatatctggaacattatggatttttttcacctctcttttcttctcttcatgCCTTTTTCTTAAGAACTTTTCAAAGTTTTACTTCAcaaatttaatttcctttcaaTCACTTCTTACCTCTTctggttccttttttttatttcttcctggctcttaCCCAACTATCTTTTCATTAATCACAAAATCCAATTCAAGCTGAAGTAAAGCTGACTACAGTGCCACCTGCCTCAACTCTGAAGATACTGTTGATGGAGTCTCAGGGTCCACCCTCATCCCAGTGATCGCAACAGTGCCTGGATCCAAGAGATTATCTCACTACTCTGATGCTCTCTGGGTGGTCAGGTGCAATGAGCAGTGAGAGAAGGGTGGGGGATGATGCAAGGGACAGATCCTAAAGGGCCTCGTCTGTCCTTCTGGGGAGTCTGGACTCCACAAAGAACAATGGAAAGCCATGAAATCCCTTGAAACTCTTTCCCCTGGACAGGTACTCCATCCGTAGGACCAGTGACAAGGGCCAGTTCTTCGGAATAACCAAGAAAGGGGATATTTACAATGACAAAGAACTGGACAGAGAAGTGCACCCTTGGTACAACCTGACAGTGGAAGCCAAAGAGGTGGATCCTAGTGGTGAGTGGCCCCTTTCACCAGATGACCTGGGCTCTTCTCCTttcctcattcttttaaaattggcATAAGCTGTCATTGGAGGCCTCCAGAGGTACTATAAAGCACTGCTGGTGCACCACTTGGCTGGGATGCTACAGGGCCTCCAGCCCCAAGTGTAGATGGACCAGCCATATCCATGTCACCTGAGACTGTGTTAGAAGACCAAAACGGCAGGCGCCAACCCCAGACTGAGTCAGACTCTCATGCACACTACAGTTTAAGAAGCACTGCTCCAAAACAGGCTGCCATATGTCCCTGTGATGGGAATCACATGAGTTACCTCTTAAACACAGAGCTTCTCAGATGCCTCTCTGGAGGCCCTAGTCCAGAGAGTCAGAAACAGCAGGGAATGTGCACTGAACAAGTGCCGTGTGATTTTTATTATCATGGACATTTGGGAAAGGCTGCTTTGGAGACGGTTTATGTGCCAGTTAGTGGGTTGAATTCAAAATCTGAAGCACTTGCCAACTTGAAGATTGTTAGTCTCCAGAAAGTAGGGTAACTGTTGCCAGAGGGAAAGGCAGGTGTTGGAGCTTTGCATTCGTAGCCTATGTGAAAAAAACACAACTGCTCTCCAGGAGAAGGATCAACATTCCACACCCTTCCCAGAGACCAATGGGGCCCAGAAAAGGGGTGACTTGGCCAAAGTTCCACTGGTGCTAACCAGGAGGGTCCCCACCTCCTGCTGGCAGCATGTCCCCCACACGGCAGCCAGGCCAACTTCAATAGACTTCTGAGTACTTTCCAGATCAATCTTTGCCCCTTTCTTCCCCATCTAATCTCACTCATACAAGTTTTAAATCTTATAGTAATAGCTtactgtgcattttaaaatatagaaaatacaaaaaagaagaagaaaagtatcCCCCCGCCATAACCCCACCATATAGCTATAGTTACCGGTAGCACTCTAGTGTGTTTCCTCTGGTCTTTTTTCTATCTGTCATTTTATACAAGTGAAATCATAGTACCCTGAATTTCTACTTAAGCTTATTCCAGAAttattttctcatggtactaaaatgtctttattaaagagattacaacttttaaaatgtaatttacatGGTCCATTCTTTTAAACTGGCCCTGTTTACTAAAGCAATTTCACACAGACTGTTTACCTTTTCAATTGCTCTGtagttaatttatttaaactGGTTTGATTACTTAAATTGCTGCATTGATTTAATAATTACTTAATTGATTTaattaaaacctttaaaaatacacttacgtttttctctttttgactcttACAAGTAATTCTCTAGCAAATATCCTTATGCATGAGGCTTTACCCCACTTCCTCTTCTGTTCCTTTCATCCGGAACGCCATCCCTGGCCATCCTTCTAAATGTCCACAGCCCCCTCTTCCAGAAAAAAGAGCACCCCTCCAGGACTCCCACCAATACACCTTCTAATCTCAGGGCTGACATCTGCTAAATCCACTGTAGTGACGAGTCCTTTCTCCTGCAGGGACTCCCACGGGCAAAGAATCCATCGTGCAGGTCCACATTGAAGTTATGGATGAGAATGACAACGCCCCAGAGTTTGCCAAGCCCTATGAGCCCAAAGTGTGTGAGAATGCCCCCCAGGGCAAGGTGAGTCTGGCTCAGGTGGGAGGGTGAGGCAGTGCTTGCCTGGGTCAGACCAAAGGGGCAGCCCCTCCCGGTCACAGTCAGCTGGCACTTTATGAGCTTAATGTAACCTGTACAACAGCCTTGAGGAAAGATGACATTCCCCCTATAGATggtaaaactgaggctcagagagaatgTGTAGTGAGCAGACTGGTGGGCAGGCAGGTGGCAGAAAGAGTGACTTTTGGAGACCATTGAGATTAGTGTTACAAGTGAGAGGCAGCCACAGTCAGGTCTAAACCCAAAGTCCCTCACCATCACTGAAACCCCAGCCAGCTCACCACCACCACTGACCATCCCCGTCTTCCACCCTCCAGCTGGTCGTGCAAATCTCGGCAATAGACAAGGATATAACACCACGAGATGTGAAGTTCAAGTTCTCCCTGAGCACTGAGGACAGCAACTTCACCCTCATTGATAATCACGGTGCGCCTTGAAGCAGTCAGCCTGGCTCTtggagtgggtggggtgggggtggggaggtggcggTCAGAGATGGAGTTATTTGAGTCTTGATATGTCAGGGTCAAGGACTAAGCCAATGAATCAGGTGCCCTCCCTGGGGCTATCAAGTTCCAAGATATTGTATACAATTCCCACCACATACCTTATTGGTCTGTGTAATGGTCAGAGCCACCCTGGCCACACTGCCAAGTCCACATGGCTTTGCCTTTTCCCTTAAGATGCCCAGGTCACTGAATAGGCACAGAATAGATATGGGGTGTAGACAGCCTGGTTCACAAACTAACTAAAGGACTCCTTCCCATGGGATCTCTGTGGTCAGTACAACTGCAAATTACTCTATGACATGGAACTTTGAGGTTGCCTCCCAAAGAGCCAAAATGGGACATTTGAAACCAAAATGCCAAGAATACAGTGTTTTGATTTGGCCACAATGACTACTTAACACCAGGTGTCCTCAGGACAGGATCTGGTCTACCAGTCACATCCCAGAGTCCTGTGATGTCAGCAGTGGCCAATCAGAGCTTCTGATGAGTATGTGCTTCCCAGAGTGATGAGGCTGAGTTGGCTGGATTCCAGCCAAAAACAGACAGGCTTCCATGCTTTCTGCACCTTCCTcagaaaaaaacatagaaaatccCCCTTGGGTCTAAAGAGAGCAATCCTTCCTCCAGAATGGGGTGGACTCCCTGCCCATCCCTAACTGGCAACATGGTGGTTGGTGAGGATCCCACCATAGAAACAGCCATTGCCACCTCTGAGGGAGGTCAGGGACTGGGATCCCTGAGAGTGAGGGGGAGACCCAGGGGACCAGCCACAGACTCATCCTGAAGGGATGAGGATGGTAGCCAGGACATGCTGACAGTCAGGGCCATACCATTCAACATTCTGCTGTCTTTAGTAGTAAATAATGTGGAAAAAATACCTGTCACAACCATCCCCAGTGCCCACCTCAAACCCACCTCACAGGAGGTCAGCAATGGAGTCAAAAGCTTAAGTGTCACCCCAAAGACACCCCACATGTGATCAGGAGATAAGTTTGTTGGTCTCAGACTACTTATAACATGAATGTGCTGCTACAATATTAAATGAGTATAGCAAGAAATCTCTAATTTCTCTCATACAGTCTCAGTGGCCATActgttattattttctattacagTAGATATGGCTACTTAATAATGAAATGTAAATTGTCTTCCATTTGAAATCTATAAGACggcctcctttgcttttggcttcctgGGTATGCCAACCCCACCCATGTGGCTATATAAAGCCTGGAGTAGGGAATCCCTGCACCTTTGACCATCACAACCTCCCAGGAGCCAGTAAAAGACACGTTTTCCTGGCCTCTGCCCAGAGGCACTAAATCAGAAATtcaggaaaggagaagggggaaaaagaaggaaggaggagtagaggggaggtgggtgggagtggggtcTGAAAACCAACATGTTTAAAAATCTCTCTGGGGAATTCTGTACATGGACTGATTGGAGTTGAGAGGGAGAACCAATATTTGGGCCAAAGCACAGTCCCAATTCCAGGCTGCCCAGGGAATCCTCAATTACAAGTGTAATCACTCCCCCAGTGCTTCAGGGGACCTGTGCATTGGTCTTACTTTCTAATGGATTTTCAGGGATAGCAAAAACAGCCTTAGAAGTTAGCCTAATGCTagaagactttttaaattttgtaagacTTTGTTTTCCCCTGATTGTTCATCAAAGCTTAAAACAATGCATTAATTAACTGAGAGTTCTCTCTTACTGAAGTAGGGTTAGGGGTCAGGTATTTCAGTTACCCATAGAAACAAAAAAGCAAGGATTTTAAGTACTGGCCAAGTCCTTCTTAGAGGCCAAATCAAAGCAGCTGCCCAAAACATCCCCTCTCTGGAGGAACAGACCTGCCCTCAAATGGCTAAAACATGAGGCAGGGGTACAAAGGGCAGACACATGGCCCAGGCAGCACATGAGCTGGTCCAGTTactgagggcttcctggaggaggcgggCCATGCTGTCGGTGTTGATGAGAGAATGGGCACTCCAGACAGCAGCACCTGACTCCGAGGCCTTGGTGTTTCCAGATAACACGGCCAACATCATAGTCAAGTACGGGTATTTTGACCGGGAGCGCGCCAAGGTCCACCACCTGCCCGTGCTCATCTCGGACAACGGGAGGCCCAGCCTCACGGGCACCAGCATGCTG
Proteins encoded in this region:
- the CDH5 gene encoding cadherin-5 isoform X1, whose translation is MQVLMMLLATVGTYYLGLLAAAAAAVNPGRPDTSGSLPAHRRQKRDWIWNQMHIDEERNDSLPHYVGKIKSSVNRKNAEYQLRGESAGKVFRVDEHTGDVYALERLDREKISEYHLTALVVDKGTKKNLESPSSFTIKVHDVNDNWPVFTHRVFNASVPEMSGIGTSVIQVTAVDADDPTVADHTSVVYQLTKGKENFDIRGPGLIVTMNKNLDREMQDKYEVVVEAEDAQGRRGESGTATVFITLQDVNDNFPIFTQTRYTFSVPEDIRVGSPLGSLFVEDPDEPQNRKTKYSFVQGAYRDTFTIETDPTHNEGIIKPIKPLDYERIRQYSFTIEATDPTIDLRYLGSTSPKNIARVIINITDVDEPPIFQQPFYHFQLQENQKKPLIGSVLAKDPDAAQRDIRYSIRRTSDKGQFFGITKKGDIYNDKELDREVHPWYNLTVEAKEVDPSGTPTGKESIVQVHIEVMDENDNAPEFAKPYEPKVCENAPQGKLVVQISAIDKDITPRDVKFKFSLSTEDSNFTLIDNHDNTANIIVKYGYFDRERAKVHHLPVLISDNGRPSLTGTSMLHVTVCKCNEQGEFTLCEEVAAQAGISIQALVAIFLCILTITAVITLLIILRRRLRKQARAHGKNVLEIHEQLVTYDEEGGGEMDTTSYDVSVLNSARHGGAKPPRPALDARPSLYAQVQKPPRQAPGAHVPGEMATMIEVKKDEADHDGGGPPYDTLHIYGYEGAESIAESLSSLGTDSSDSDIDYDFLNDWGPRFKMLAELYGSDPQEELVY
- the CDH5 gene encoding cadherin-5 isoform X2, with the protein product MQVLMMLLATVGTYYLGLLAAAAAAVNPGRPDTSGSLPAHRRQKRDWIWNQMHIDEERNDSLPHYVGKIKSSVNRKNAEYQLRGESAGKVFRVDEHTGDVYALERLDREKISEYHLTALVVDKGTKKNLESPSSFTIKVHDVNDNWPVFTHRVFNASVPEMSGIGTSVIQVTAVDADDPTVADHTSVVYQLTKGKENFDIRGPGLIVTMNKNLDREMQDKYEVVVEAEDAQGRRGESGTATVFITLQDVNDNFPIFTQTRYTFSVPEDIRVGSPLGSLFVEDPDEPQNRKTKYSFVQGAYRDTFTIETDPTHNEGIIKPIKPLDYERIRQYSFTIEATDPTIDLRYLGSTSPKNIARVIINITDVDEPPIFQQPFYHFQLQENQKKPLIGSVLAKDPDAAQRDIRYSIRRTSDKGQFFGITKKGDIYNDKELDREVHPWYNLTVEAKEVDPSGTPTGKESIVQVHIEVMDENDNAPEFAKPYEPKVCENAPQGKLVVQISAIDKDITPRDVKFKFSLSTEDSNFTLIDNHDNTANIIVKYGYFDRERAKVHHLPVLISDNGRPSLTGTSMLHVTVCKCNEQGEFTLCEEVAAQAGISIQALVAIFLCILTITVITLLIILRRRLRKQARAHGKNVLEIHEQLVTYDEEGGGEMDTTSYDVSVLNSARHGGAKPPRPALDARPSLYAQVQKPPRQAPGAHVPGEMATMIEVKKDEADHDGGGPPYDTLHIYGYEGAESIAESLSSLGTDSSDSDIDYDFLNDWGPRFKMLAELYGSDPQEELVY